The Phoenix dactylifera cultivar Barhee BC4 chromosome 12, palm_55x_up_171113_PBpolish2nd_filt_p, whole genome shotgun sequence genome has a window encoding:
- the LOC103709905 gene encoding auxin-binding protein T85 isoform X2 produces MSGPAHANYVLPFFFLFSAMGAADASSQCSDNKGSPLVRNISDIPQSNFGRGGLAHITIAGALSYGMKEVELWLQTFAPGTRTPIHRHSCEEVFVVLKGRGTLLLGSSSFKNPGKPQELAIYSNSTFSIPMNDPHQVWNTDENEDLQMLVVISRPPIKVFIYDDWSMPHTAAKLKFPYYWDEECFYEPKDEL; encoded by the exons ATGAGCGGTCCTGCGCATGCCAACTacgttcttcccttcttcttcctcttctctgccATGGGAGCAGCCGATGCCTCCTCTCAATGCTCTGATAACAAAG GTTCCCCATTGGTCAGAAATATAAGTGATATACCTCAAAGTAACTTCGGGAGAGGAGGTCTGGCGCACATAACCATTGCAGGTGCTCTTTCATATGGAATGAAAGAG GTTGAGCTTTGGCTTCAGACTTTTGCTCCGGGCACACGGACACCAATCCACAGGCACTCCTGTGAAGAGGTATTTGTTGTCTTAAAAGGGAGGGGCACTCTTTTGCTTGGctcaagttcatttaaaaaTCCAGGAAAGCCTCAGGAGCTTGCCATCTATTCAAATAGCACATTCTCTATACCCATGAATGATCCGCATCAG GTTTGGAATACAGATGAGAATGAGGATTTGCAGATGCTAGTTGTAATATCACGTCCACCTATCAAAGT GTTCATCTATGATGACTGGAGCATGCCCCATACTGCAGCCAAATTGAAATTTCCTTACTATTGGGATGAGGAATGTTTTTATGAACCTAAGGATGAGCTGTGA
- the LOC103709905 gene encoding auxin-binding protein 4 isoform X1 codes for MSGPAHANYVLPFFFLFSAMGAADASSQCSDNKGPSGSPLVRNISDIPQSNFGRGGLAHITIAGALSYGMKEVELWLQTFAPGTRTPIHRHSCEEVFVVLKGRGTLLLGSSSFKNPGKPQELAIYSNSTFSIPMNDPHQVWNTDENEDLQMLVVISRPPIKVFIYDDWSMPHTAAKLKFPYYWDEECFYEPKDEL; via the exons ATGAGCGGTCCTGCGCATGCCAACTacgttcttcccttcttcttcctcttctctgccATGGGAGCAGCCGATGCCTCCTCTCAATGCTCTGATAACAAAGGTCCCTCAG GTTCCCCATTGGTCAGAAATATAAGTGATATACCTCAAAGTAACTTCGGGAGAGGAGGTCTGGCGCACATAACCATTGCAGGTGCTCTTTCATATGGAATGAAAGAG GTTGAGCTTTGGCTTCAGACTTTTGCTCCGGGCACACGGACACCAATCCACAGGCACTCCTGTGAAGAGGTATTTGTTGTCTTAAAAGGGAGGGGCACTCTTTTGCTTGGctcaagttcatttaaaaaTCCAGGAAAGCCTCAGGAGCTTGCCATCTATTCAAATAGCACATTCTCTATACCCATGAATGATCCGCATCAG GTTTGGAATACAGATGAGAATGAGGATTTGCAGATGCTAGTTGTAATATCACGTCCACCTATCAAAGT GTTCATCTATGATGACTGGAGCATGCCCCATACTGCAGCCAAATTGAAATTTCCTTACTATTGGGATGAGGAATGTTTTTATGAACCTAAGGATGAGCTGTGA
- the LOC103709906 gene encoding glutathione synthetase, chloroplastic-like isoform X2, translated as MPGPLSVSRNVPADLLEKLVYDALVWCSLHGLVVGDKGVQRSGTDPGIGLVHAPFTLLPMPFPKGHWRQACELAPIFNELVDRVSLDGNFLQDSLSRTKEVDAFTSGLLDIHSKMLEINKREDIRLGLHRSDYMLDAEANLLFQIELNTISSSFPGLSCLVTELHRNLINHYGKDLELDSRRVPGNTAISRYAEALAKAWNEYNNSSAVVMVVVQTEEHNMYDQHWLCTLLREIHGVVSVRKTLAEIDAEGRVLPDGTLLVGGQTVAVVYFRAGYSPNDYPSESEWRARLLMEQSSAIKCPSISYHLVGTKKIQQELAKPNVLERFLENEDDIAKLRKCFAGLWSLENAEAVKSAIERPEFFVLKPQREGGGNNIYGDNIRETLIRLQQEGSEQAAAYILMQRIFPKASLAYLVRKGICHQDHAISELGIYGAYLRLLPVECSRQFVRMSKKRRGILYHLCIIHSISF; from the exons ATGCCGGGCCCTCTGTCTGTCTCTCGGAACGTTCCTGCGGACTTGCTGGAGAAGCTGGTCTATGATGCTCTGGTTTGGTGCTCTCTCCATGGGCTTGTCGTCGGGGACAAAGGCGTCCAG AGATCAGGAACAGATCCTGGCATTGGTCTGGTTCATGCCCCATTTACCCTGTTGCCCATGCCGTTTCCAAAAGGTCACTGGAGGCAAGCATGTGAGTTAGCTCCGATTTTCAATGAGCTTGTAGATCGTGTGAGCTTGGATGGAAATTTTTTGCAAGATTCTTTATCCAG AACAAAGGAGGTGGATGCCTTTACTAGTGGACTCTTAGATATCCATTCAAAGATGcttgaaataaataaaagagag GACATTCGTTTGGGATTGCACCGGTCAGATTATATGCTGGATGCCGAAGCTAACCTACTATTTCAAATAGAACTAAATACCATTTCATCCTCGTTTCCTGGTCTTAGTTGCCTAGTAACCGAGCTTCACAG GAATTTAATTAACCACTACGGGAAAGACCTAGAATTGGATTCAAGAAGAGTTCCTGGAAATACAGCCATTAGTCGATATGCAGAGGCATTAGCTAAAGCATGGAATGAGTATAACAATAGCAG TGCTGTAGTAATGGTTGTTGTTCAAACTGAAGAGCATAATATGTATGACCAACATTGGCTCTGCACGCTGTTGAGGGAGAT TCATGGTGTGGTCAGTGTTCGCAAAACTTTGGCAGAAATAGATGCAGAAGGGCGGGTTCTACCTGATGGAACTCTCCTTGT AGGTGGCCAAACAGTTGCTGTGGTCTATTTTAGGGCTGGCTATTCACCGAATGATTATCCTTCAGAATCA GAATGGAGAGCAAGGCTTTTGATGGAACAATCTAGTGCAATTAAGTGCCCATCAATATCCTACCATTTGGTTGGGACCAAGAAGATCCAACAAGAACTAGCAAAACCAAATGTGCTTGAAAG gtttcttgagaatgaagatgATATTGCAAAACTGCGGAAATGTTTTGCAGGGTTGTGGAGTTTGGAAAATGCAGAAGCTGTGAAGTCTGCTATTGAAAGACCTGAGTTCTTTGTGCTCAAACCCCAACGAGAAGGAGGAG GGAACAACATTTATGGTGACAATATAAGGGAAACACTGATTAGGCTGCAGCAGGAAGGGAGTGAGCAAGCTGCTGCATATATTCTGATGCAAAGGATCTTTCCAAAAGCTTCTCTTGCTTATCTGGTCCGGAAAGGTATTTGTCATCAGGACCATGCCATTTCAGAACTTGGGATATATGGTGCCTATTTACG GTTATTGCCTGTGGAGTGTAGTAGACAGTTTGTCAGGATGTCAAAGAAACGACGAGGAATTCTTTATCATCTATGCATAATACACAGCATTTCATTCTGA
- the LOC103709906 gene encoding glutathione synthetase, chloroplastic-like isoform X1: MPGPLSVSRNVPADLLEKLVYDALVWCSLHGLVVGDKGVQRSGTDPGIGLVHAPFTLLPMPFPKGHWRQACELAPIFNELVDRVSLDGNFLQDSLSRTKEVDAFTSGLLDIHSKMLEINKREDIRLGLHRSDYMLDAEANLLFQIELNTISSSFPGLSCLVTELHRNLINHYGKDLELDSRRVPGNTAISRYAEALAKAWNEYNNSSAVVMVVVQTEEHNMYDQHWLCTLLREIHGVVSVRKTLAEIDAEGRVLPDGTLLVGGQTVAVVYFRAGYSPNDYPSESEWRARLLMEQSSAIKCPSISYHLVGTKKIQQELAKPNVLERFLENEDDIAKLRKCFAGLWSLENAEAVKSAIERPEFFVLKPQREGGGNNIYGDNIRETLIRLQQEGSEQAAAYILMQRIFPKASLAYLVRKGICHQDHAISELGIYGAYLRNKDKVIMNDQCGYLMRTKVSSSNEGGVASGFAVLDSIYLT; the protein is encoded by the exons ATGCCGGGCCCTCTGTCTGTCTCTCGGAACGTTCCTGCGGACTTGCTGGAGAAGCTGGTCTATGATGCTCTGGTTTGGTGCTCTCTCCATGGGCTTGTCGTCGGGGACAAAGGCGTCCAG AGATCAGGAACAGATCCTGGCATTGGTCTGGTTCATGCCCCATTTACCCTGTTGCCCATGCCGTTTCCAAAAGGTCACTGGAGGCAAGCATGTGAGTTAGCTCCGATTTTCAATGAGCTTGTAGATCGTGTGAGCTTGGATGGAAATTTTTTGCAAGATTCTTTATCCAG AACAAAGGAGGTGGATGCCTTTACTAGTGGACTCTTAGATATCCATTCAAAGATGcttgaaataaataaaagagag GACATTCGTTTGGGATTGCACCGGTCAGATTATATGCTGGATGCCGAAGCTAACCTACTATTTCAAATAGAACTAAATACCATTTCATCCTCGTTTCCTGGTCTTAGTTGCCTAGTAACCGAGCTTCACAG GAATTTAATTAACCACTACGGGAAAGACCTAGAATTGGATTCAAGAAGAGTTCCTGGAAATACAGCCATTAGTCGATATGCAGAGGCATTAGCTAAAGCATGGAATGAGTATAACAATAGCAG TGCTGTAGTAATGGTTGTTGTTCAAACTGAAGAGCATAATATGTATGACCAACATTGGCTCTGCACGCTGTTGAGGGAGAT TCATGGTGTGGTCAGTGTTCGCAAAACTTTGGCAGAAATAGATGCAGAAGGGCGGGTTCTACCTGATGGAACTCTCCTTGT AGGTGGCCAAACAGTTGCTGTGGTCTATTTTAGGGCTGGCTATTCACCGAATGATTATCCTTCAGAATCA GAATGGAGAGCAAGGCTTTTGATGGAACAATCTAGTGCAATTAAGTGCCCATCAATATCCTACCATTTGGTTGGGACCAAGAAGATCCAACAAGAACTAGCAAAACCAAATGTGCTTGAAAG gtttcttgagaatgaagatgATATTGCAAAACTGCGGAAATGTTTTGCAGGGTTGTGGAGTTTGGAAAATGCAGAAGCTGTGAAGTCTGCTATTGAAAGACCTGAGTTCTTTGTGCTCAAACCCCAACGAGAAGGAGGAG GGAACAACATTTATGGTGACAATATAAGGGAAACACTGATTAGGCTGCAGCAGGAAGGGAGTGAGCAAGCTGCTGCATATATTCTGATGCAAAGGATCTTTCCAAAAGCTTCTCTTGCTTATCTGGTCCGGAAAGGTATTTGTCATCAGGACCATGCCATTTCAGAACTTGGGATATATGGTGCCTATTTACG AAACAAAGATAAGGTGATCATGAATGATCAATGTGGTTACCTGATGCGGACGAAGGTTTCTTCATCAAATGAAGGTGGGGTTGCTTCTGGGTTTGCAGTCTTGGATAGTATCTATCTAACTTGA
- the LOC103709907 gene encoding ABC transporter F family member 4-like, with protein MGRKPALNNRSSASAAAGKKEKLSVSAMLASMDKPKPSSTAAAAAAASKKSKPKPNTNTYMDDLDMPPTSDDDGHESDLGDADDIPKAKTRSAVTELSAATLSNKELKKREKKEQIAAADAEHARKEALKEDKDVFNVVIGTRASALDPDGEDAAADANLRNISIENFTVSAAGKDLLKNATLKISHGKRYGLVGPNGKGKSTLLKLLAWRRIPVPRNIDVLLVEQEVVGDDRSALEAVVSANEELVRLRKEVATVSERPEGDEDDENGERLAELYERLQLLGSDVAEAQASKILAGLGFTKEMQVRPTRSFSGGWRMRISLARALFMQPTLLLLDEPTNHLDLRAVLWLEEYLCRWKKTVVVVSHDRDFLNTVCNEIIHLHEMKLHVYRGNFDDFESGYEQKRKEVNKKFETYDKQRRAAQRSGSRAQQDKVKDRAKYVAAKEAAKSKGKGKGRGGNDDDQPRDVPQKWKDYTVQFSFPEPTELTPPLLQLIELSFSYPNREDFRLSNVDVGIDMGTRVAIVGPNGAGKSTLLNLLAGDLVPTEGEVRRSQKLRIGRYSQHFVDLLTMEENAVQYLLRLHPDQEGFSKQEAVRAKLGKFGLPSHNHLTPIAKLSGGQKARVVFTSISMSRPHILLLDEPTNHLDMQSIDALAEALEQFTGGVVLVSHDSRLISRVCEDEEKSEIWIVEDGTVKKYPETFEDYKEDLLREIKAEVDE; from the coding sequence ATGGGGAGGAAGCCGGCGTTGAACAACCGCTCCTCCGCTTCCGCCGCGGCCGGAAAGAAGGAGAAGCTCTCGGTCTCCGCCATGCTCGCCAGCATGGACAAGCCCAAGCCCtcctccaccgccgccgccgccgccgccgcctccaagAAATCCAAGCCGAAACCCAATACGAACACCTACATGGATGATCTTGATATGCCACCCACCAGCGATGATGATGGCCATGAATCTGATCTCGGCGACGCCGACGATATCCCCAAGGCCAAGACGCGGTCCGCCGTCACCGAGCTCTCCGCGGCCACACTGTCCAACAAGGAGCTCAAGAAGCGGGAGAAGAAGGAGCAAATCGCTGCGGCAGATGCCGAGCACGCCCGGAAGGAGGCCCTCAAGGAAGACAAAGACGTATTCAACGTGGTCATCGGCACCCGCGCCTCCGCTCTCGATCCCGACGGCGAGGATGCCGCCGCCGACGCCAACCTTCGGAATATATCGATCGAAAACTTCACGGTGTCGGCCGCTGGCAAGGATCTGCTGAAGAACGCTACGTTGAAGATATCCCACGGCAAGCGCTACGGCCTTGTCGGTCCCAACGGCAAGGGCAAGTCCACCCTCCTGAAACTTCTCGCGTGGCGGAGGATCCCCGTCCCTCGGAACATTGACGTGCTCCTGGTCGAGCAGGAGGTGGTCGGCGATGACCGGTCCGCCCTTGAGGCCGTGGTCTCTGCCAATGAAGAGCTCGTCAGGCTCCGCAAGGAAGTGGCCACCGTATCTGAGAGGCCGGAAGGGGATGAGGATGACGAGAATGGCGAGAGGCTTGCGGAATTGTATGAAAGATTGCAGCTTTTGGGCTCAGATGTTGCCGAGGCTCAGGCCTCGAAGATATTGGCAGGGCTGGGGTTCACCAAGGAGATGCAGGTTCGCCCCACCCGATCGTTCAGCGGAGGGTGGAGGATGAGGATTTCTTTGGCTCGAGCCCTCTTCATGCAGCCGACCTTGTTGTTGCTCGATGAGCCGACCAACCACCTTGATCTCAGGGCCGTGCTGTGGCTCGAGGAGTATCTGTGTCGGTGGAAGAAGACAGTTGTGGTGGTCTCTCATGATCGCGACTTCCTTAACACAGTCTGCAATGAAATCATCCACCTTCATGAGATGAAGCTTCACGTCTACCGTGGGAACTTCGATGACTTTGAGAGCGGGTACGAGCAGAAGCGCAAGGAGGTGAATAAGAAGTTTGAAACATACGACAAGCAGAGGAGGGCTGCGCAGAGGAGTGGAAGCAGGGCGCAGCAGGACAAGGTCAAGGACCGTGCCAAGTATGTTGCTGCCAAGGAAGCCGCGAAGAGCaaggggaaggggaaggggaGAGGGGGCAATGATGATGACCAGCCCCGGGACGTCCCCCAGAAGTGGAAGGACTACACTGTGCAATTCAGCTTTCCTGAGCCTACCGAGCTGACACCTCCCCTCTTGCAGCTCATTGAGCTCAGCTTCAGTTATCCCAACAGGGAGGATTTCAGGCTCTCGAATGTTGATGTTGGCATCGACATGGGAACAAGGGTTGCAATCGTGGGGCCTAATGGAGCAGGGAAGTCGACACTGTTGAATTTGCTTGCAGGAGACTTGGTGCCCACCGAGGGTGAGGTGCGTAGGAGCCAGAAGCTGAGGATTGGGAGGTATTCCCAGCACTTTGTGGATCTGTTGACAATGGAAGAGAACGCGGTTCAGTATCTCCTCCGTCTTCATCCGGACCAGGAAGGTTTCAGCAAGCAAGAGGCTGTTCGTGCGAAGCTTGGCAAGTTTGGACTGCCGAGCCACAACCACCTTACCCCTATTGCCAAACTATCTGGTGGTCAGAAGGCTCGTGTTGTCTTTACTTCAATATCTATGTCTAGGCCTCATATCCTATTGCTAGACGAGCCCACAAATCATTTAGATATGCAGAGTATTGATGCTTTGGCTGAAGCACTGGAGCAGTTCACTGGTGGGGTCGTCTTGGTGAGTCATGACTCTCGGCTGATATCTCGTGTGTGTGAGGATGAAGAGAAATCTGAGATATGGATCGTGGAAGACGGCACTGTGAAAAAATATCCTGAAACTTTCGAAGACTACAAGGAAGATCTACTCCGAGAAATCAAGGCAGAGGTAGATGAATGA